From the genome of bacterium, one region includes:
- the lgt gene encoding prolipoprotein diacylglyceryl transferase: MHPVLFKIGPLTLYTYGLFLAIAFMVGFWLAERRAFDLKRHISNIAVLIFVSGIIGARIFNAISNPSSYSFIDVFISRSGFTFHGGLIFAIISVWIYCKKKGLPFLKIADIFSPSFAIGMSIGRIGCFFEGCCFGKPTSLPWGILFPVGSWGWKRFGNIPLHPTQLYSSLLDFILFLILIKIKPKRNGFLFFSFLLGYSIIRFFVEFLRDQPLFLFSLTQPQVVFFIVGIIISIIWFLYGKNKQSI, translated from the coding sequence ATGCACCCGGTTTTGTTTAAGATAGGTCCACTTACCCTCTATACATACGGGCTTTTTTTGGCAATTGCCTTTATGGTTGGATTTTGGCTTGCTGAAAGGAGGGCTTTTGATTTAAAGAGGCATATCTCAAACATTGCTGTTTTAATTTTTGTCTCGGGTATAATTGGTGCAAGGATATTTAATGCTATTTCAAACCCATCATCCTATTCATTTATTGATGTTTTTATCTCAAGATCGGGCTTTACATTTCATGGAGGACTTATCTTTGCCATAATTTCTGTTTGGATATATTGCAAGAAAAAGGGCTTGCCATTCCTTAAGATTGCCGATATTTTCTCTCCCTCCTTTGCTATTGGGATGAGTATTGGAAGGATAGGTTGCTTTTTTGAAGGGTGTTGTTTTGGAAAGCCAACCAGCCTTCCCTGGGGAATTCTATTTCCTGTGGGAAGCTGGGGATGGAAGAGATTTGGAAATATCCCCCTTCATCCAACCCAACTCTATTCATCCCTTTTAGATTTTATCCTATTCTTAATTCTCATTAAGATTAAGCCAAAGAGGAATGGTTTTCTCTTTTTCTCATTCCTTTTGGGATATTCCATAATCCGCTTTTTTGTTGAGTTTTTAAGGGATCAACCCCTATTTCTTTTTTCCCTTACCCAACCACAGGTTGTATTTTTTATCGTGGGCATAATAATAAGTATTATATGGTTTTTATATGGTAAGAATAAGCAATCTATATAA
- a CDS encoding ABC transporter ATP-binding protein, with product MVRISNLYKSFGQIEVLKGIELEIKNSEIVAIVGASGVGKSTLLHIIGGIEKPSSGNVLFNDCDIFALKEDNLNRFRAKNMGFILQFYNLFSNLSIFENVLIPSLIMGNNASKRAYELISFLGLSSKINHLPNYLSFGEQQRVAIARALINSPEIIIADEPTGSLDKNMAIEVYEMLKSIVKRENKALIIATHNEELSKMADRLFRLSDGRLR from the coding sequence ATGGTAAGAATAAGCAATCTATATAAATCCTTTGGGCAAATTGAGGTTTTAAAGGGAATAGAGCTAGAGATAAAAAATAGCGAGATTGTTGCTATTGTTGGAGCATCTGGGGTTGGGAAATCTACCTTGCTCCATATCATAGGTGGCATAGAAAAACCATCATCTGGGAATGTCCTTTTTAATGATTGTGACATTTTTGCATTAAAAGAGGACAACCTTAATAGATTTAGGGCAAAGAATATGGGATTTATCTTGCAATTTTATAACCTTTTCTCAAATTTATCTATTTTTGAAAATGTATTGATTCCTTCGCTTATTATGGGAAATAATGCAAGCAAGAGGGCTTATGAGCTTATTTCATTTTTGGGTTTATCTTCCAAGATTAACCATCTTCCAAATTACTTATCCTTTGGCGAGCAGCAAAGGGTAGCTATTGCAAGGGCTTTGATCAATTCTCCAGAAATAATTATTGCAGATGAGCCAACCGGCTCTCTTGATAAAAATATGGCAATTGAGGTATATGAGATGTTAAAATCCATTGTTAAAAGAGAAAACAAGGCTTTAATAATTGCTACCCATAATGAGGAGCTTTCAAAAATGGCAGATCGGCTCTTTAGACTATCTGACGGACGGTTAAGATGA